A single region of the Planctomycetota bacterium genome encodes:
- a CDS encoding phosphate uptake regulator PhoU, whose amino-acid sequence MLRELLEAWRGKDALGQMFEEFDRMLEETHWMFQQAVEVFFSRVDWQAVQDPLYRRDKEVNRLEQSIRSQIVKHLTVRPDANLAACLILMSVVKDAERIGDYCKNIFEVGKFYTREFTTRRYLDPLERIRSQTEELFTLTKEAFGQSDMGKARKVIQTFGQVGKECELVIRQLLRERDTVPTDEAVAYSLLARHLKRIGAHLANIATAVVSPVHRIDYVDEPEEPEST is encoded by the coding sequence ATGTTGCGAGAACTCCTGGAGGCCTGGCGAGGCAAGGACGCCCTCGGCCAGATGTTCGAGGAATTCGACCGGATGCTGGAGGAGACCCACTGGATGTTCCAGCAGGCCGTCGAGGTCTTCTTCAGCCGCGTCGATTGGCAGGCCGTCCAGGACCCCCTCTACCGGCGCGACAAGGAGGTCAACCGGCTCGAACAGTCCATCCGCTCGCAGATCGTCAAGCACCTGACGGTCCGCCCGGATGCGAATCTGGCCGCCTGTCTGATCCTCATGAGCGTCGTCAAGGACGCCGAACGCATCGGCGACTACTGCAAAAACATCTTCGAGGTCGGCAAGTTCTACACGCGCGAGTTCACCACCCGACGCTACCTGGATCCCCTCGAGCGCATCCGCTCCCAGACGGAGGAACTGTTCACCCTGACGAAGGAGGCCTTCGGCCAGAGCGACATGGGCAAGGCCCGAAAGGTCATCCAGACGTTCGGCCAGGTCGGCAAGGAATGCGAACTCGTGATTCGGCAACTTCTGCGCGAGCGCGACACCGTCCCCACCGACGAGGCCGTGGCCTATTCGCTCCTGGCGCGGCACCTGAAGCGCATCGGGGCGCACCTGGCGAACATCGCGACCGCCGTCGTCTCGCCCGTTCATCGGATCGACTACGTTGACGAGCCCGAAGAGCCCGAATCCACCTGA
- a CDS encoding Na/Pi symporter, producing MTVLSERAEPRQPTWKIAVKVLLVLVLLYFFLGGMAMMGEGLKTLGKNPDYDKHATEGAKSLEYRPVVYRVFAYADNPLVGLFVGLLATSIFQSSSFTTSFTVALVATTPLTLHQAIFIIMGANIGTSVTNAGVSFTQIRRRDEFERAYGAAIVHDFFNVLTVCVLLPIEYVVLRVTGRGLLERAASYLAHGFYSGMPTGEEPTNALKEAVAPLVTATSGLLGSVFGLELVTASILLAILGVVTLFVALLLLTKVLHSLVVKSVERFLDRVLFRNDFTSFAVGLILTSIVQSSSVTTSLLVPLTGAGLLTLRQIYPYTLGANIGTTLTAIIASFATAADTPAQAQVGVALAFSHMLFNVTGTAIWYPLRRVPIGLALWWAGVCARTKRYAVLHILLFFFLLPVVVLVIEWWFR from the coding sequence ATGACGGTACTCAGCGAACGGGCGGAACCGCGCCAGCCCACCTGGAAGATCGCCGTCAAGGTCCTCCTGGTGCTCGTGCTGCTGTACTTTTTCCTCGGCGGGATGGCCATGATGGGGGAGGGTCTGAAGACCCTCGGCAAGAACCCCGACTACGACAAGCACGCCACCGAGGGTGCGAAGAGCCTGGAGTACCGCCCCGTCGTCTATCGGGTTTTCGCCTACGCGGATAACCCCCTCGTAGGCCTCTTTGTCGGCCTGCTGGCGACGAGCATCTTCCAGAGTTCCTCGTTCACGACCTCGTTTACGGTCGCGCTGGTCGCCACGACGCCGCTCACACTCCACCAGGCCATCTTCATCATCATGGGCGCGAACATCGGCACCAGCGTCACGAACGCGGGCGTCTCCTTCACGCAGATCCGGCGCCGCGATGAGTTCGAGCGGGCCTACGGCGCCGCCATCGTCCATGATTTTTTCAATGTGCTCACGGTGTGTGTCCTATTGCCGATCGAGTACGTCGTTCTCAGGGTGACGGGCAGGGGGCTCCTGGAACGCGCGGCGTCGTACCTGGCGCACGGGTTCTATAGCGGGATGCCAACGGGAGAGGAGCCGACGAATGCCCTGAAGGAGGCGGTGGCGCCCCTGGTCACGGCCACGAGCGGGCTGCTCGGCAGCGTGTTTGGCCTCGAACTCGTGACGGCGAGCATCCTCCTGGCGATCCTGGGAGTCGTGACGCTCTTCGTGGCGCTGCTGCTCCTGACGAAGGTGCTTCACAGCCTCGTGGTGAAGTCGGTGGAGCGGTTCCTCGACCGAGTCCTCTTCCGCAATGACTTCACCTCGTTCGCCGTCGGGCTCATCCTGACGAGTATCGTCCAGTCGTCGAGCGTGACGACATCGCTCTTGGTGCCGTTGACGGGGGCGGGGCTGTTGACCTTGCGGCAGATCTACCCGTACACGTTGGGGGCTAACATCGGAACGACGCTGACGGCCATCATCGCCAGTTTTGCCACCGCCGCCGACACCCCCGCCCAGGCCCAGGTCGGCGTCGCGCTGGCCTTCAGCCATATGCTGTTCAACGTCACGGGGACGGCCATCTGGTATCCGCTGCGGCGAGTGCCGATCGGTTTGGCATTGTGGTGGGCGGGGGTCTGTGCCCGGACGAAGCGATATGCCGTGCTGCACATCCTCTTGTTCTTTTTCTTGCTGCCTGTTGTTGTGCTTGTGATAGAGTGGTGGTTCCGGTAA
- the larB gene encoding nickel pincer cofactor biosynthesis protein LarB, translating to MDAKRLSELLNAVAQGALSPDEAAERLRHMPFEDLGFAKLDHHRALRCGFPEVVFCQGKTTEQVLAIVGRLAERGATVLATRAGPDLYGAVRAAHPKAVYHESARAIVLAQEGESVRLPGRVAVVSAGTSDQPVAEEARVTAEFLGCRVETFYDVGVAGIHRLLAHSKALAEASVVIVVAGMEGALASVVGGLVDVPVIAVPTSVGYGACFGGLAPLLTMLNSCAAGVGVVNIDNGFGAGCLAAMILRSAGRLAENRPEADT from the coding sequence GTGGACGCCAAACGCCTGAGCGAATTGTTGAACGCCGTCGCCCAGGGCGCCCTCTCGCCCGACGAGGCCGCCGAACGCCTCCGCCACATGCCGTTTGAGGACCTCGGCTTCGCAAAACTCGACCACCATCGGGCCCTGCGGTGCGGCTTCCCCGAGGTCGTCTTCTGCCAGGGCAAAACCACCGAGCAGGTCCTCGCCATCGTCGGACGCCTCGCCGAGCGCGGGGCGACCGTCCTGGCGACCCGCGCGGGGCCGGACCTCTACGGGGCCGTCCGCGCCGCCCATCCCAAGGCCGTTTACCATGAATCCGCCAGGGCCATCGTTCTGGCGCAGGAAGGCGAGAGCGTCCGGCTCCCGGGCCGCGTGGCCGTCGTCTCCGCCGGCACCAGCGACCAGCCCGTCGCCGAGGAGGCCCGCGTGACGGCCGAATTCCTGGGATGCCGCGTCGAAACGTTTTACGACGTCGGCGTCGCGGGGATTCATCGGTTGCTGGCCCACTCGAAGGCTCTCGCGGAGGCGTCCGTCGTCATCGTCGTTGCCGGCATGGAAGGGGCCTTGGCGAGCGTCGTCGGCGGCCTGGTGGACGTGCCGGTCATCGCCGTGCCGACGAGCGTCGGCTACGGGGCGTGTTTCGGGGGCCTCGCGCCGCTTCTGACGATGCTCAACAGTTGTGCGGCGGGCGTCGGCGTCGTCAACATTGACAACGGTTTCGGCGCCGGGTGCCTCGCCGCCATGATCCTCCGCAGCGCCGGACGATTGGCCGAAAATCGCCCTGAAGCCGATACTTAG